The sequence CCTCGGCGGCCAGGGTGAAGAGGGTCATCAGGCCCAAGGTCTTGCCGGCCTGGCCCGTGCCCAGGGCGAACAGCGTGTCGCCGTCGCTCATGGTGTGTACCGGGTTGATGGCGCGCGCCAGACCGTCGTGGGCCACGGTGGCCAGGCGCTGGGCCTGGGGCTTGGTGATTTGGGCGTCGGTGGCCACCACGCCGATGGTGGTGTTGCTGCCGGCCAGAATGGGCCGGGGCTCTTCACCGCGCAAGAGCGCATCGCGGCTGCACAGCAGCTGCTGTCCATCGGCCGTGCGTGCGCCAGCCAGCAACTGGCCGGTGTAGGGGTGGTAGACATCGCCCAGGGCATTGCAGGCCACCAGGGCGCCCACGGTGACGCCATCCACGGTGAAGCTGGCCGTGCCAATGCCGCCCTTCATGGCCCGGGCGGCGCCAAAAATTTTGCCCACCACGGCCCCTGCGCCGGCGCCTACGCTGCCCTCCAACGGGCGTTCGCGGCTGGCGGCCTGGCAGGCTTTGTAGCCGGCAGCGGCATCGGGCCGGATGCGCATATCGCCCAGCATCACATCAAACAGCACGGCGGCGGGTACCAGCGGGATGCGGCCCACGCCAATGTCCAGGCCGGCGCCTTGCTCTTCCAGCCAGCGCACGCAGCCGGTGGCCGCGTCCAGCCCCCAGGCACTTCCGCCGGCCAGGGTGATGCCATGCACCTGCTGCACCAGGTGGCTGGGGTCCAGCAAATCGGTCTCGCGCGTGCCGGGCGCGGCACCGCGCACATCGACACCACCCACGGCGCCTTGCGGGCACAGCACCACGGAGCAGCCGGTGGGGCGGCGCGCATCGCTGTGGTGGCCCACGGTGATGCCTTGCACGCGGGCGATATGGCCGTTGTGGGCCAGCAGGTCATGGACGGAGGCGGGAGCAGGCAGAGGGCTGGTGGTCATGGGGCAGTGTGGTGCTTTATATGCTTTAAGTGATAAACAAATAGGCTTTGATTCTCTAGAGAGTATCCGTGGTGGCCTGATACTTGGAGGTTACATATCGCCGCCAGTGTTTGCCCGCAGGCGCTCTCTTTCTCTCTGTCCTTCGCGAGTCCTTTGATATGAACGCACGCATTTTCTCTCGCCGCCACGCCGTGCTGGCGGCTTCGGCCCTGGCCTTGTCGGCTGCCCTGGGCGCTGCCCCGGCCCTGGCGCAAAACGCCGCCAAGAAAAACCTGTTGATCGGTGCCACCGCGGGCTCCAACTACGACCTGCTGCAAAAAGGCATTGTTCCGCTGCTGCAGAAAAAGGGCTACCAGATCAAGCTGGTGGAGTTCAACGACTATGTCCAGCCCAATCTGGCCTTGTCTGACGGCTCGCTGGATGCCAACTTCTTCCAGCACCGCGCCTACTTTGACCAGTTCACCGCCGACCGCAAGCTGGCGCTGACCGCCATCGCCCAGGGCCCTGTGGCGCCTATGGGTGTCTACAGCAAAAAGCACAAAACCTTGGCCAATGTGAAGACCGGCGCCAAGGTGGCCCTGCCCAATGACCCCAGCAATCTGGCACGCGCGCTGCTGGTGTTGCAGCAAGCCGGCCTGGTGCAGATCAAGCCCGGCGTGAACCCGGCACGCATTTCCGAGCTGGACCTGGCGGCCAATCCGCACAAGCTCAAATTCCTGCCGCTGGAGGCTGCCCAGCTGCCGCGAGTGCTGGAAGACGCCGATTACGTGGTGGTGAACGGCAACTTCGCCATCTCCTCCGGCTTGAAGTTGAGCGAAGCCGTGGCGCTGGAAAAAACCCCCGACCAGTACCTGAATGTGGTGGCGGTGAAGACCGGCAACGAAAACACCGAATGGGCCAAGGACCTGGCCGCTGCCTACCGCTCGCCCGAGTTCAAGGCCGTGGTGGACAGCCAGTTTGTGGGCTACGCCAAGCCGGCCACGCTGCGCTGAGCGGTCCCGCCTGGGTCAGCAACAAGGGCCGCATCTGCGGCCCTTGTTGCTTTTTTACCGCAGATTGCGGCGTAAAACGAAAAAAACGGCCTGCTGTCCTCTGTTCAAAGCCGATTTCTTGTGCACACAGTTGAAAATCCGCCCCGTAGTCACAAGGAAACCCCATGAAAAAAACATTCATCGCCTGCGGCGCCGCTTTGGCCTGCCTGAGCGCCGCCCACGCACAAAGCAATGTCCAGGTCACCGGTCTGGCAGATGCCTATGTCGGCTCCATGAAGCTGGCGGGTCAGGAACGCACCAACCAGGTGGGTTCGGGCGGCATGACCACCTCCTGGTGGGGCGTGCAAGGCACGGAAGACCTGGGCAGCGGCCTGAAGGTCGGTTTCAACCTGGGCGCTTTCTTCCGCCTGGATGAAGGCACGCCCGGTCGCTTCAATGGCGACACCTTCTTTGCCCGCGACGCCAATGTCTGGCTGGGTGGCAATTTCGGTACGGTGCGCCTGGGCCGCTCTATGGCCCCCAACTTCCTGCCCACCATCTTGTTCAACCCCTTTGGCGACTCCTTCACCGTCTCGCCCCTGGTGCTGCATGGCAACACGCCCTGGCCTTCCTTCGCCCAGGACTACCGCACCACGGCCGCTGACACGGGCTGGAGCAACCAGATCACCTACACCACGCCCAAGTTCGGCGGTCTGACGGCCAATGTGCACTACCAGTTCGGCGAGAAGGCCGAGGCCAACAGCAAGAAGAACGTGGCTGCCAACCTGCTGTACCAGCAAGGTGCTCTGGGCCTGACCGCCTTCATCGAGCGTGCCCAGGTGAACAACCCCAGCCTGGCCCTGCTGCCCTACACCAAGCAGAACTGGATGCTGGGCGGCAGCTACGACCTGAGCGTGGCCAAGCTGTTTGCCACCTACGGCCAGTCCAAGAACCGCAACAGCGACACTTACGAAGGCAAGACCTTCTCCCTGGGCGTGGATGTGCCCGTGACCAAGGCTGGCTCCATCAAGGCCGCTTTTGCCCAGACCAAGGTGGAAGCCCGTGCCGTGAACGGCGGCCCGCTGGTGTTTGACGGCAAGCGCTCGACCACCTCCATCGGCTACGACCACAATCTGTCCAAGCGCACCGATGTGTACGGCGTCGTCATGAATGACCGCGTCACCGGCCTGAAGTCGGGCACCAGCGTGATTGCTGGCATTCGCCACCGCTTCTAAGCCGATCTCGGCGGGCTGCATGCCCGCTGTGCATCGCATACCCACCCGGCCTTGGCCGGGTTTTTTTATGCCTGCCACTGCCAGAGTGAGATGTTACATATTGATATGAAGATAAGGATTTGACTTTTTATTCGTTGGGGATTGAAGAGCCTCCCGGGATACTGGCTGTCACAGTTCAACGCAGGCGTGGGTAGATCTCTTGATCCACCGTGAAAAACGGCATAGAGGCATATCCAGATTGCGTGAGCTGCTCACTTTTTAGCTAGCATCATTGCCGCAAGGCGCACCAGAGATTCCAGGAGATTCACCCTATGTTCCCCCTGTCCACCACCCGCCGTTCCATTCTGGCCGCTGCCGTACTGGCTGCCGCTTCCATGGGACTTTCTGCCCCTGCACTGGCCCAGGACGCCAGCAAAAAGCAGCTGGTGATCGGCGGCACGGCCGGCTCCAATATCGACCAGCTGCAGTCCGGCATCGTTCCTTTGCTGCAAAAAAAGGGCTACAAGGTCAAGCTGGTGGAGTTCAACGACTATGTGCAGCCGAACCTGGCGCTGGCCGATGGTTCGCTGGATGCCAACTTCTTCCAGCACGAGGTCTATTTCAACCAGTTCAAGACCGACCGCAAACTGGACCTGGTGGCGCTGACCCAGGGCCCCATCGCTCCCATGGGCGTGTACTCCAAGCAGCGCAAAAGCCTGGCCGAGCTGAAAGAGGGCGACCGCGTGGCCCTGCCCAATGACGCCAGCAACCTGGCGCGCGGCATCTTGCTGCTGCAGCAGGCCGGCCTGGTCAAGCTCAAGGAGGGCGTGAACCCGCTGCGCGTGTCCGAGCTGGATCTGGCCTCCAACCCCAAGAAGATCAAGCTGGTGCCGCTGGATGCCGCCCACCTGCCGCGCGCTCTGGATGATGCGCAGTTCGCCATCATCAATGGCAACTTCGCCATCTCCTCGGGCCTGAAGCTGACCGAGGCCGTGCTGCTGGAGAAGGTGCCTGACCACTATCTGAACATCGTGGCCGTGAAGACCAAGGACAAGGATGCGCAATGGGCCAAGGACCTGGCCGAGGCCTATCGCTCGGCCGAGTTCAAGGCCGTGGTGGACAGCAAGTTTGCCGGCTACGCCAAGCCCAAGTTCTTGCAGTAAACACCTTTGAGCCGGGGGCTGTACCAAGGGGCTGCATTTGCAGCCCCTTTTTTGCAGCAGCGCTTAGCGCGCTGCGGCGTAGAGCTCGTCGCGCAGAATGTCCAGCGCGCGGCGCTCCAGCTGCATCAGGCCCCGGGCCTGGGTGGCCGGCAGGTCGCTCAGCAGCGTGGCGGCACCAAAGTCGCCGAGCAGGGCGCTGCCACTGATGGGGTCCCACAAAATATTGTGGGCATACAGGTCGCCGTGCAGCACGCCGTGCAGGTGCAGATGGCGCACGGCAGCGGTGACTTGGGCCAGGATATGTTGGGCCATGGCGGGTGACAGCTGGAGCTCGGGCGCATAGACATCGCGTGTGCAGCTGCGCAGGCTGGGTGGGCCCGCCAGGGGCCGCATGGCGGCGGGCAGCAGTGGCAGGGCAATGGCCAGCTCGCCTTGAGGGGGCGGAACCACCGTGGCCAAAGGTGTCAGCAACTGGGGGTGCTGGCCGGCGGCCAGGCCTGCTGCCAGCTCGGACTCGGGAGCGCCATCGCTGGTGTGGGCCTGTTGAAAAACCTTGAGCGCCAGGGTCTGGCCATTGCTGTGGCGGGTGGCGCGGTAGACATGGCCGCTGGCCCCACGGCCCAGCAGCTCGTGCATCTGCAAATCACTGCCGAGAATCGATGTTTTCGCAGTGCTGGAAAGCACCTGCTGCTCACTTTTTTGTGTGAATGGATTGCCCGCCAGCGCCAGCCAGGTCAGGCGCGGCAGCTGCAATATGGGCGGTGGTAGGGCCTGCAGGCGGTTGCCAGCCAGGCGCAGCAGCTCCAGCCGGCCGCATTGGGCCAGGCTGTCGGGCAAGACCTGTAGCTGGTTGCAGGCCAGCATCAGCTTTTGCAGCCGGGGGCGCTCTCCCAGGGCAGGGGGCAGGCTGGTGATCTGGTTGTCGGTCAGGATCAGCCAGCGCAGGCGCGGTGGCAGGCTCTCGGGGGAAACGGAGTGGATGCAGCAGGCCTTGAAGCCCAGCATCTCCAGCTCGGGCAGCTGGCCCAGCATGGGCGGCAGGGCCGTGAAGCGGTTGTGCGAGGCAAACAGCACGCGCAGGCGGTGCAGGCGGGCAAAGTCATCGGGCAGGCTGGACAGGCCGGTGCCGGACAGGTCCAGCACCTCCAGCGAATCGGCCAATTGGTATAGGGCGCGGGGGAATTCGGTCAGCGTGCCCACCAGCTTGATCTCGCGCGCGCCAGCCAGCACGCCTTGCTCCAGCTGGCGATGAAACTCAGAAACAGTCCACATAAGGGGCGAGAGTCTAAGCGGACTCCTCCCTGCCTCCGGCCAAATTGGGCGAGAAACGCTGCCAGCCAAGGCCTTGTGTGGCCGCTGTTTGCGCCAGCGCAGCAGTGCTGCGGGTGCTTAACAGGCCATCACAGCGGATCAGTTGGCGGGCTCAATGCGGGTGATGACCAGGGCACCACCTTGCTCCTCGGCATGAAAGCGCACGCGGGCGCCGGGCTGGAGTCCGGTCGCAGACTGCGGGTCTTGCAGGTTGAAGACCATGGTCATGGGGGGCATGTCCAGGTTGGCGATGGTCTCGTGGCGGATGGTGAGCTTGCCGCTGCGGGCGTCCACGCGGGTGATTTCGCCGGCGGTCATCACGGCGCCGGCAGCAGGTGCTGCGGCAGGCGCGCCATGGCCGGCATGGCCGTGCTCCTGGGCCAGGGCAGGTGCGGCCAGCACAGCGCTCAGGCCCAGGGCAGCGATAAAGGTTGTGAAGGAGTTGGGCATGAATGCTCCAGAAGGTGTGAGAGGGGGAAGGCTGTGCGATGCGTTCAGCCTATGCAACTGGCGCGGCCCCATCAGGGCTGCCGCGCAGGCGACTCTTAGCGGCGATAGCTGGTGAACACGCGGGTGCCGACATTGGCATTCATCAGATTCTTGGTGACCAGCAACACGTCATAGGGGTCTTTGCGGCCACCGTATTCGGGGCCGTCCATGCCGGGGCTGCCCACGGGCATGCCGGGCACGGTGATCCCCAAGGCCTTGGGTTTTTCCTGGAGCAGCTTGCGCACATCGGCGGCTGGCACATGGCCTTCGACCACATAGCCACCGACCAGGGCGGTGTGGCAGGAACCCAGGTTTTGCGGCAGGCCCAGCTTGGCGCGCACGGCGGTGTTGCCGGTGTTGTGCACGGTGATGGCAAAGCCGGCCTTTTCCATGATGTCTATCCAGTCCTGGCAGCAGCCGCAGTTCGGGTCTTTCCAGACTTCCATGGAGACTTTGGCGGACTGGGCCAGTGCGGGTAGACCGGCCAGCGCGGCCGCGGCCGCGATCAGTCCCAGCGCATGGCGGCGGTTGCTCGTGGCGGTGGTGGTGTGCATGGTGTTTTCCTTTTCAGAGAGTGGGTGCAGAGAGCAAAAACGGATTCAAGTGCTGCAGCAGGTCCAGCCGGTTGCTGGCGGCAGGGCCTGCTGCGGCGTGTTCAAGGCGTGACCGTGAAGCGGCCCGCCATACCGGCCTGGTAGTGGCCCGGAATCAGACAGGCAAAGTCAAAGCTGCCGGCACGGTTGAAGTTCCACACCAGATCCTCTTGCCGGCCTGGCGCCACATGGGCCATAAAGGGTTCGGCATGCTCCATGCCGGGGAATTTCAGCATCGTCTGGGCGTGTTCCTTCAGGCTGTCCTGGGTGCCCAGCACCACTTCGTGCATGAGCTGGCCCTGGTTGACCACGCGCAGGCGCACGGTTTCGCCCTGCTTGACGCTGAAATGGCTGGGGGTGAAGCGCATGTCATCCGTCATGGCCAGGGTGATAGTGCGCAGCCCGGCTTTGGCATCGCCGGCAATGCCCCAGGCTTTTTGCTCCTTGGCCACAGAGCCTGTGCTCTGGTGGGCAGCGTTGCCGTGGGCGAATGCAGCAGGAAATACGGCTGCAGCGCTTGCTGCAATTGCACAGATAGCTATTGATTTGGTAGTTTTCATGGTGCGGGCTCTATTTCAGTGGTGCGCATGGTCAGCGGCATCTGTATGGGGTTTGCGCACGCTGGGTGCGCCGGGGGCCTTGCCGGGTGCGGTCTGGCGCGGGGCTTGGGATGCCAGCGGTGCACCTTGCCATTCATAGGCGGTCGTGCCCTTGGGGGGCTGGTACCAGCCCGGGTCGCGGTAGTCATGGGCGCCCAGGTTTTGGCGCACCTTGAAGCTGGTGAACATGCCGCCCATTTCGATGGCTCCGAAGGGGCCTTTGCCCGCCATCATGGGGAAGGTGTTCTCGGGCAGCGGCATTTGCATGGCGCCCATATCGCCCATGCCGCGCTCGCCCATCAGCATGTAGTCGGGCACGATTTTTTGGATCTTGCCCACCAGGCCGCTGTGGTCGATGCCAATCATGGTGGGCACGTCATGGCCCATGGCGCCCATGGTGTGGTGGCTTTTGTGGCAGTGGAATGCCCAGTCACCGGGCTCGTCGGCGATGAGTTCCACCTGCCGCATCTGGCCCACGGCCACATCGGCCGTGACCTCGGGCCAGCGCGAGCCCTTAGGCGTGGGGCCGCCATCGGTGCCCGTGACCTCGAACTCATGGCCGTGGATGTGGATGGGGTGGTTGGTCATGGAGAGGTTGCCCACACGGATGCGCACGCGGTCGTTCTGGCGCGCCACCAGGGGCGTGATGGCGGGAAAGGCGCGGCTGTTGAAGGTCCAGATGTTGAAATCCGTCATCTCATTCACACGCGGCGTCATGGCACCCGGCTCCACGTCGTAGGCGCTGAGCAGAAAGGCGTAGTCGCGCTGGACATCGGCAATCAGCGGATGTTTGCCCTTGGGGTGGGTGATCCACAGCCCCATCATGCCCATGGCCATCTGCACCATCTCGTCCGAATGCGGGTGGTACATAAAGGTGCCGGGGCGGCGCGCCTGGAATTCATAGACATAGGTTTTCCCGGGCGGGATATGCGGCTGGTTCAGCCCGCCCACACCGTCCATGCCATTGGGCAGACGCTGGCCATGCCAGTGGATGGTGGTGTTCTCGGGCAGGCGGTTGGTGACAAAGATGCGCACCCGGTCGCCCTCGACCACCTCGATGGTGGGCCCCGGTGACTGGCCGTTGTAGCCCCACATGTTGACGAAGAAGCCGGGGGCTACTTCGCGCACCACGGGCTCGGCCACCAGGTGGAACTCCTTGACGCCGGCGTTCATGCGCCAGGGTGTGGTCCAGCCATTGAGCGTGACCACGGGGTGGTAGGGCCGGCCATTGGGTGGTAGCAGCGGTGCAGCAGTGTCGGCACTGGCCTGGGAGATGGGCTCCGGCAGAGCGGCCATGGCGACGCGGCTGACGGAGGTGGCGGCCACGGCAGCGGCCGCGCCGGTAAAGAAAGTACGGCGTTGCATTTCAATGGCCTTGTTCGGTGGTCGCGGGGGCGGCGGAGGTGGCGAGGGTGGGCGTGGCGCCGGGCGAGGTGCTGGTCAGTGCCAGCTGCAAATCCACCTCGGCCAGCCAGAAGTCGCGCTGCGCCTCGGTGGCCGTGGCCACGGCTTGTGCGGTGGCGCGGGCCTGGGCCAGCAACTGCCAGGTGCTGATGAACATGCCGTTGTAGCGGTAGACCGCCTCGTCCTGCATGAACTGGGCCAGGGGCAGGACCTCGCTGCGCTGCTGCTGCGCCAGGTCGTAGGCCGTGCGGTAGCGTTGCCAGTGGCTGCGGGCTTCGCTGCGCGCGCGCAAGGCGGTATCGCGCAGCTGGGCCGCGCTGCGCTGCAGATTGGCGCGTGCCGCGCCGCTGGCGGCACCGCCCCAGTCGAAAATCGGCAGGGGAATGTCCAGCTCCCAGCCGCGGGTGACGTCATCGTGGCGGGTGCCCCGCTCGGTGGCCGTGTTGCGGCTGTAGCTGGCACCGATGTCGCCAAAGATGGCGCCCACGCGGGCAAAACCATGGCGCTCGGCCGTGGTGTCCAGGTCGCGCCGCAGGGCGCGCAGGTCCAGGCGCTCGCGCAGGGCGGTGGCTTCGGCGTCCTCACCGCCGCGCAAGGCCTCGGCTTGGGGCAGGGGCGGTAATGCGGCGGGCAGGGCAAAGCCGGCCTGCGGGCCCCACAGGCCCATGAGCCTGGCGAGTTGCTCGCGCTCCAGTGCGGCATTCAGCCGGGTGCGGGCCAGGTGGGCCGCGGCTTCTTGCTGTACGCGCAGTTCCTGGGCCTGCTCCAGCTTGCTGAAATTGCCCACGCGCGCCATGCGCCGGGCCAGCTCGCCCCCGGCCGCAGCAGCCTCGTGCATGGTCTGGGCGGTTTGCAGGCTTTGCTGGGCGGCCACGGCACGCAGCCAGGCGCGGCGCGTGTCGGCCGCATGCAGCAGCACTTGCTGGGCGGCGGTGAGCGTGGCCTGTTCCATTTGCCAGCCTTGCCAGCGTGCACGCCAGGGCAGGGTGATGAGGCTGACCAGGCCAAAGCTGAGCTGGCGCTCGATCTCACGCTCATGGCCGTTGACGAAGCGGCCCAGTGTCAGCGTGGGATTGGGCAGGGTCAGCGCCTGCACGCGCTGGGCATCTTGCATGCCCAGTGCGGCCATTTGCGCTTCCAGTGCCGGGCTGTTGAGCAGGGCGATGCGCACGGCGTTGTCGGCATCCACCGGCTGCTGCAGCCAGGCGGCGATTTGCTGCTGTGCCTGGGCGCGGGCCGTGGGTGAGGGGTCGGCCAAGGTCGCTTGGCTGGGCAAACGGCCTTCGGTGTGCTCGCCCACCGCGCTGCGCAGGCCGTCCGGTGCGACGCTGGCGCAGCCGGCCAGTACCAGGGCGGCCAACAGCGGTGAGAGGCGGGTGGTGGTGCGGGTCAGGGTGGAGGCCATCAGTGCGAGCCTCCATGCGGGGCCGGGGCGGCCGTGGGCGCCGTGGGTGGCGCGCTGTTGGCGGGCTGGCCGGCGGGGCTATGGGGCGCGCCATGCGCCATGCCCATGGGGCATTGGGCGGGCATGGCATTGCGGGAGGCTGCATCCAGGGCGGGTTGTGCGGCGCTTGCATGCTGCACGGCTTCCCAGCGCAGCACATCGGCATGGCCGCGCGGAAAGGCGGCGACGGCGGCATGGGCGTCGGCCCAGGTGGTGCTGGCTTGTTCTACAGCGCCACTGGCTGGCAGGCTTTGGTGCTGCAAGGGCAGGCTGGGGGCTGCCGGATTCAGCCAGTTGGCTGCGGCGGCGCCGGATGCCGCAGGTGAATCTGCAGAAGGGGCGGTCTGGGCCCAGGCCCAAGGAGTGGCAGCGGCCCAGAGGGTGGCGCTGCACAGGGAGAGAGAGTGCGCGAGGCGCATGCGGATATCTCCTGAAACATGACAAACACGGCGTCGGCCGGGCCGGCCTGCAAGAGCAACCGGTCGCGTGCGGACGCACTTCGGGCGTCAGGTCTCAGGAAATAGGCGGTTTGGATGCCTGCAGCGGCTGGGCGCTGGCAAAGCGCGCGGGTGCGCTCAGGGGTTGGGCGTGGGGCAGTTCTCCGGCCATGGCGGGCAGCAACATGGTGGGAGAGACGGCCGAGTGGCAGATCACACAGGCGGCGCAGGG comes from Comamonas sp. GB3 AK4-5 and encodes:
- a CDS encoding plastocyanin/azurin family copper-binding protein, with the translated sequence MKTTKSIAICAIAASAAAVFPAAFAHGNAAHQSTGSVAKEQKAWGIAGDAKAGLRTITLAMTDDMRFTPSHFSVKQGETVRLRVVNQGQLMHEVVLGTQDSLKEHAQTMLKFPGMEHAEPFMAHVAPGRQEDLVWNFNRAGSFDFACLIPGHYQAGMAGRFTVTP
- a CDS encoding P1 family peptidase, whose protein sequence is MTTSPLPAPASVHDLLAHNGHIARVQGITVGHHSDARRPTGCSVVLCPQGAVGGVDVRGAAPGTRETDLLDPSHLVQQVHGITLAGGSAWGLDAATGCVRWLEEQGAGLDIGVGRIPLVPAAVLFDVMLGDMRIRPDAAAGYKACQAASRERPLEGSVGAGAGAVVGKIFGAARAMKGGIGTASFTVDGVTVGALVACNALGDVYHPYTGQLLAGARTADGQQLLCSRDALLRGEEPRPILAGSNTTIGVVATDAQITKPQAQRLATVAHDGLARAINPVHTMSDGDTLFALGTGQAGKTLGLMTLFTLAAEAVAVATARAILLAQSVEVVGQERLPSWSDWQR
- a CDS encoding leucine-rich repeat-containing protein kinase family protein encodes the protein MWTVSEFHRQLEQGVLAGAREIKLVGTLTEFPRALYQLADSLEVLDLSGTGLSSLPDDFARLHRLRVLFASHNRFTALPPMLGQLPELEMLGFKACCIHSVSPESLPPRLRWLILTDNQITSLPPALGERPRLQKLMLACNQLQVLPDSLAQCGRLELLRLAGNRLQALPPPILQLPRLTWLALAGNPFTQKSEQQVLSSTAKTSILGSDLQMHELLGRGASGHVYRATRHSNGQTLALKVFQQAHTSDGAPESELAAGLAAGQHPQLLTPLATVVPPPQGELAIALPLLPAAMRPLAGPPSLRSCTRDVYAPELQLSPAMAQHILAQVTAAVRHLHLHGVLHGDLYAHNILWDPISGSALLGDFGAATLLSDLPATQARGLMQLERRALDILRDELYAAAR
- a CDS encoding porin — translated: MKKTFIACGAALACLSAAHAQSNVQVTGLADAYVGSMKLAGQERTNQVGSGGMTTSWWGVQGTEDLGSGLKVGFNLGAFFRLDEGTPGRFNGDTFFARDANVWLGGNFGTVRLGRSMAPNFLPTILFNPFGDSFTVSPLVLHGNTPWPSFAQDYRTTAADTGWSNQITYTTPKFGGLTANVHYQFGEKAEANSKKNVAANLLYQQGALGLTAFIERAQVNNPSLALLPYTKQNWMLGGSYDLSVAKLFATYGQSKNRNSDTYEGKTFSLGVDVPVTKAGSIKAAFAQTKVEARAVNGGPLVFDGKRSTTSIGYDHNLSKRTDVYGVVMNDRVTGLKSGTSVIAGIRHRF
- a CDS encoding copper-binding protein, which encodes MPNSFTTFIAALGLSAVLAAPALAQEHGHAGHGAPAAAPAAGAVMTAGEITRVDARSGKLTIRHETIANLDMPPMTMVFNLQDPQSATGLQPGARVRFHAEEQGGALVITRIEPAN
- a CDS encoding TolC family protein codes for the protein MASTLTRTTTRLSPLLAALVLAGCASVAPDGLRSAVGEHTEGRLPSQATLADPSPTARAQAQQQIAAWLQQPVDADNAVRIALLNSPALEAQMAALGMQDAQRVQALTLPNPTLTLGRFVNGHEREIERQLSFGLVSLITLPWRARWQGWQMEQATLTAAQQVLLHAADTRRAWLRAVAAQQSLQTAQTMHEAAAAGGELARRMARVGNFSKLEQAQELRVQQEAAAHLARTRLNAALEREQLARLMGLWGPQAGFALPAALPPLPQAEALRGGEDAEATALRERLDLRALRRDLDTTAERHGFARVGAIFGDIGASYSRNTATERGTRHDDVTRGWELDIPLPIFDWGGAASGAARANLQRSAAQLRDTALRARSEARSHWQRYRTAYDLAQQQRSEVLPLAQFMQDEAVYRYNGMFISTWQLLAQARATAQAVATATEAQRDFWLAEVDLQLALTSTSPGATPTLATSAAPATTEQGH
- a CDS encoding DUF411 domain-containing protein, which gives rise to MHTTTATSNRRHALGLIAAAAALAGLPALAQSAKVSMEVWKDPNCGCCQDWIDIMEKAGFAITVHNTGNTAVRAKLGLPQNLGSCHTALVGGYVVEGHVPAADVRKLLQEKPKALGITVPGMPVGSPGMDGPEYGGRKDPYDVLLVTKNLMNANVGTRVFTSYRR
- a CDS encoding MetQ/NlpA family ABC transporter substrate-binding protein, which produces MFPLSTTRRSILAAAVLAAASMGLSAPALAQDASKKQLVIGGTAGSNIDQLQSGIVPLLQKKGYKVKLVEFNDYVQPNLALADGSLDANFFQHEVYFNQFKTDRKLDLVALTQGPIAPMGVYSKQRKSLAELKEGDRVALPNDASNLARGILLLQQAGLVKLKEGVNPLRVSELDLASNPKKIKLVPLDAAHLPRALDDAQFAIINGNFAISSGLKLTEAVLLEKVPDHYLNIVAVKTKDKDAQWAKDLAEAYRSAEFKAVVDSKFAGYAKPKFLQ
- a CDS encoding multicopper oxidase family protein — its product is MQRRTFFTGAAAAVAATSVSRVAMAALPEPISQASADTAAPLLPPNGRPYHPVVTLNGWTTPWRMNAGVKEFHLVAEPVVREVAPGFFVNMWGYNGQSPGPTIEVVEGDRVRIFVTNRLPENTTIHWHGQRLPNGMDGVGGLNQPHIPPGKTYVYEFQARRPGTFMYHPHSDEMVQMAMGMMGLWITHPKGKHPLIADVQRDYAFLLSAYDVEPGAMTPRVNEMTDFNIWTFNSRAFPAITPLVARQNDRVRIRVGNLSMTNHPIHIHGHEFEVTGTDGGPTPKGSRWPEVTADVAVGQMRQVELIADEPGDWAFHCHKSHHTMGAMGHDVPTMIGIDHSGLVGKIQKIVPDYMLMGERGMGDMGAMQMPLPENTFPMMAGKGPFGAIEMGGMFTSFKVRQNLGAHDYRDPGWYQPPKGTTAYEWQGAPLASQAPRQTAPGKAPGAPSVRKPHTDAADHAHH
- a CDS encoding MetQ/NlpA family ABC transporter substrate-binding protein; protein product: MNARIFSRRHAVLAASALALSAALGAAPALAQNAAKKNLLIGATAGSNYDLLQKGIVPLLQKKGYQIKLVEFNDYVQPNLALSDGSLDANFFQHRAYFDQFTADRKLALTAIAQGPVAPMGVYSKKHKTLANVKTGAKVALPNDPSNLARALLVLQQAGLVQIKPGVNPARISELDLAANPHKLKFLPLEAAQLPRVLEDADYVVVNGNFAISSGLKLSEAVALEKTPDQYLNVVAVKTGNENTEWAKDLAAAYRSPEFKAVVDSQFVGYAKPATLR